aaaagaatcgatcgaatcgaaaagaatcaaatcgaatcgaaaagaatcgaatcgaattgaatcgaaaagaatcgaatcgaatcgaatcgaacagaatcgaatagaaaagaatcgaatccgtGCGTGCGTGAGTGGGAGGCGGCAGGCTCGGCGTCTGGCCTTCTCCGCCGCTGGCCCCCGCGCGACGCCCCCAGCCATGAACCGGTTTGGTACCCGGTTGGTGGGAGCTACGgccacgccgccgccgccgccgccgaaaGCCCGCAGCAATGAAAACCTGGACAAAATCGATATGTCTCTGGATGATAtcatcaaattgaatagaaaggaaggaaagaagcagaatttTCCGAGACTAAATAGAAAACTCCAGCAAAGCAGTGCCCGGCAATTCAGGATGAGAGTGCGATGGGGAATCCAACAGAATTCTGGTTTTGGCAAGAATAGTCTGAGCCGTAGAGGAAGGGTAATGCCTGGAAAGAGACGTCCTTATGGAGTTATCACTGGCCTTGCAGCTAGGAAAGCAACTGGAATTCGAAAAGGAATTAGTCCTATGAATCGACCACCTCTTAGTGATAAGAATATAGAACGATATTTTCCAGCATTAAAAAGGAAGGCCAACCTTCTGAGACAAAACGAAGTACAGAGAAAAGCAGTCGCAGTTCTCAAGAGACCTAACcagttaaatagaaaaaataacattCCAGCCAATTTTACCAGGAGTGGAAATAAATTAAGTCATCAGAAAGATACTCGTCAGGCAA
Above is a window of Canis lupus baileyi chromosome 25, mCanLup2.hap1, whole genome shotgun sequence DNA encoding:
- the LOC140617740 gene encoding UAP56-interacting factor is translated as MNRFGTRLVGATATPPPPPPKARSNENLDKIDMSLDDIIKLNRKEGKKQNFPRLNRKLQQSSARQFRMRVRWGIQQNSGFGKNSLSRRGRVMPGKRRPYGVITGLAARKATGIRKGISPMNRPPLSDKNIERYFPALKRKANLLRQNEVQRKAVAVLKRPNQLNRKNNIPANFTRSGNKLSHQKDTRQATFLFRRGLKVQAQLNTEQLLDDVVAKRTRQWRTSTTNGGILTVSIDNPGAVQCPVTQKPRLTRTAVPSFLTKREQSDVKKVPKGVPLQFDINSVGKQTGMTLNERFGILKEQRATLTFNKGGSRFVTVG